The nucleotide window ATGAGAGTGACCTAATATAATCGTGTCTTTGAAATTTCTAAGCATAATTCTAAAAAATATACAGAAGAGTAAAGGTGGAATATTATCGTTCATTTTCTTTAACACTTTAGCTAGACTATATTCATTATTTTCGTTAAAGTATTGATGACCATGAAGTAGAATGAAACGCTTACCATTATTCTTAATCTTAATCAAATCAAAATCTCCTCTAAACTTGTCTTCGTCGCCTTTAACGTAGATTATATTCTTTCTAATTTTTAACTTGTCAATAAAGTTCCTATAATCCTCACTTTTAGAGACAATTATATCCCCTAAAAGAACTGTTAGTGAGGGTCTCTCAGACAGCATTATTTTATTTATCTCATCGATATCGCAATACGGATAATGAATGTCAGATAGCACCAAAATCTTACCGTCCCATTCAATGGAAATTTTTCTCAAACTTTTTATCCCTATGGTATGATTATAATCTGTGGTAAAAAAATGAAAGTATATTTAGAAGATATATACATTTCAGCCAAGACTACGACACCATAAACATGACTCTCACTAAAAAACCCCCACCACATTACAATCCTTCCTATTCAATATTATGAGATAAGATCCAGAATTATGCTTCGCACACAAGAAGCTACCCTACCTCACTCCAGCGTACTTAACATCCACTGGCTTTAGCTTTATCTACCTCCACATTATTTATAAGCCTTTAAACGAAACGATTAAATATGAGTGGAAAGATTGCCGATGAGATCCTTAACAATCCACAATTACTTTCAGCCTTAGCTGATAAAATATATGACAAGCTTAAGGATGAAATAGTTATAAAGAAATTAGAAGAAACGATTGCTAACGTAAAAGCCTTACAAGAGGAAGTTAAGAGACAAGGAGAAGCAATATCTTCGTTACAGAACACGGTGAATAAGCATACGGAAGCAATAACATCACTTCAAGAAGCTGTCAAAAAGCAAGGAGAGGCAATTCAATCTCTCCAAGAAGCAGTAAAGTCATTACAAGAGACGGTGAATAAGCATACGGAAGCAATAACATCACTTCAAGAAGCTGTCAAAAAGCAAGGAGAGGCAATTCAATCTCTCCAAGAAGCAGTAAAGTCATTACAAGAGACGGTGAATAAGCATACGGAAGCAATAACATCACTTCAAGAAGCTGTCAAAAAGCAAGGAGAGGCAATCGAAGGTCTGCAGAAGGCAGTACGCAAATTACAAAGAGCCGTTATGAAACTTTCAGTAGAAGTGGGAAGTTTCACTAATAGGGCGGGAAAAGGAATGGAAAGGACAATGCTAAAACTTTATAAAAAGGCTTTAGAGCTACACGGAGTTGATCCTAAGAGAGTAGTACATGGTATGATAAAAGATGAAGAGGGAGTAATAGAGAAAGGCAAGGTGTTTGAGGTTGACTTTTACGAAACCAATGATTACGTTTACGTATTTGAAATAAAGAATTTAGCAGACAAAGGGGCTTACGATCAAATTATCATAAGGAAAAAGTTGTTCTATACTAAGTATAAGGATAAGAAGATAAAAATATTCCTTGTAGCAAACTATGTAGACAAAAAGGTAAAGAAGAAGCTTGAAGAGGAAGGGGTAGAAATTATAGCTTCTCACATAATAAAATGATCTAGACTTTTCAAAACCTTCATAAGGGTATTTCAATAGTCAAAAATAACACAAACTTCACAATTTACTGTAAACTGTTGACAACGACAACTAGGAGAAGGTAAGATTCTCTTTTTTATTTGTTAATATAAATTCCATTGATAACCTTATTCCCCTTATCATAGTATCTAAACTCATAGATGGAATAGGTCGTTGTATTCTCGCGGCATATGACTCGTGTAAGGGAACGTGAATGAAACCACCTAAGCTATTGTACTTTCTAGCTTCCCTAATTATGATGTACATTGCGTTATTACACAGATAGCTACCAGCACTTAAGCTCAATTCAGCTGGTATTCCGTTTTCATTCAATAAGTCTACGAGGTCCTCAACTGGTATATTCGTAAAGATACCGTCTTGCCCTAAGGGGTCAATCTTCTCTCCCTTGTACTTCTTCCCAGCGTTATCTCCTTCCCTTGAGTACTTGTAGTTTATGGCTATCTTCTCTGGAGTTATCTTCGCCCTACCCGGGGCTACACCAATTCCTAAAGTTAATATTGGTTTCATCTCTCTAATTTTCGTAACTATTAAATCCTCTATCTTCTCATACTCAACTGGCAATATCACACCTTTGACCTCTTCCTTTAATATGGTACTTCCATTTAAGGCTTCAACAATTAACTGAGATGGATTTTCCTTGTATTCCAAAAAGGGTTCGAAGCCAAACAAGAGGACTGTCATACTATCTCTTTAACGCTTAGACTATTAACTTTATTTTTCATTTTCCCTCTCTTCTCTCATTAAGGTTGGGGAGAGTTTGGAAAAGGTCTTTCTAATTAGGCAAGAACATTCATCAGTTGTAGTTGGAAGTGGTAACGTTAACGTTTTATCAACTCCCTTGATGATTGCCTTTATGGAAAACGTGGCCCTTGAGCTAGCTCAAAAGTATTTGGAAAAGGGGAAGACTACTGTGGGATATCACGTAGATGTTAAGCACTTAATGCCCATTAGTATTGGAAGAAAATTAAAGAGGGCAACTCTAATTGAGGTTTTTAATGGTAAAGAGTCGAAATAGAAGGTTAAGGCCTTTTACGAGGATAAGAAAATGGTGAGGGACTCACGAGAGGTCAATTGGTGAAGAAAGCTAGTTCATGAAGAGGGTTTTATGATGCTTTTTAGCCTCTAAAACTTTGGCGTAATTGTATTTAATATCTAACGTCTCCACGTTTACTGTTAGTAAATCCTCAGTGTTATAACTGATCTTACCTACGTCTTTTCCCTCAAATTCCAGGTATAAGACCTTTCTAAAACCCTTATTGAAACTGTATTGAGGGTAATAGCTTAAGCAATGTAAGAACTCACCCGTATCGTATTGTTTATTCGTAACTCTCTAGCGTTATTGTTTTCAAGTTTAACGAAATGTTTGAAGCCAGGTTTTTATCCATTGTAACTAGAACTACGTTATTTGGTAGGGCCGACTTAAGCTTTTTAACTTCATTCATTACTTCAACGTCTCCAATTTTACTCAATCTCTCCTCAAGTTGCGGTATTAGGGCTAAGTGAACGCTTTTGAAAGTAGTCATACCTTGAACTTAATCACGGAGAGGATTAGAACGCTGAAAATTGAGACATGTGCTAAAGTACATACTATACACATGTGTCCTAACAAGAATATTTCAGTATATATTAAATAAACCGATATGATGGAGGCTATAATACTCAGTAGGGAAATTACGTAACCAATTATGTTCTTTACTGTCCCCTTTACGACAAGTAATGAGAGTACTATTATGGCTGAAAAGTAGGCCATTCCGTAGTAGTACAATTTTATCCCTAGAAACGTTGAGTATATGCTGTTTTCCACTGATGAGCAACTTATCACGGAATTTATGGTACAACTGTTCCTACTTATCACGTCTAAGCTAAAGGATAGGTAAGAGTAGATCATTGTGCTTAGTCCTAAGAGACCAAAGAGGAGAAATAGATAATCGATTTTGTTACCTTTCAAGATAATCACAGTAAGTATTAGCTAAAAAAGTAATTAAAGATGCGTTCGAATTAGTTGAAAATAATCTTTTATGAGACTGATTCTAGAAATACAATAGCGTTTTGTTATTAACAATAGCTCTTGGTTTAGTGGATTGATAATTTAAGAGCGTTTAGCTAGTATTAATTACAATTTTGAAGCGAATTATAAAAAAGTCCAATAGAAACACAAAAATTAAAAACACTCTTCTTAAAGTTAAAACTTTTGTTAACTCTGGCCTCTCTTGATGCTTCCTCTAAACTTTTACCTTTAGTCTCTGGGATGGAATGTGGATTAATGTAGCTCCGGAACCTATAAATGCAGTTGCGGGGCATTCTTCGGCAACAGACGTAGGCGGTACGACACCTATACCATCATATTATGCAGAAACCGGTTTAACATTATTCCATAACGTGTTCATAAACTATTGGTATAACCCGTATGCATGGTATTTCAGTATAGGGACTCCACAAGATTATAGTGCTCATGGATTAAACTATAAACAGTTATCTGAGGGACAGAGTTATAATACAATAAACGGTCTAAACTACGCTTTGTATTGGATCTCACCATAAGATATTTTAAGTTAACCTATTTTTTTAAACATGGAATTCCTTTCGCTTCTAATTTTCGTTTCCGGAATAATCGTGGCTTTCTTAACTCTTTATTTCTCACCGGATTTTGGAAGGGTAAAACCAAATAAAAGAAGCCTATCGACCATATTTTTATCAATAGCCCTTACGGGAATAGGTTTATGGCTCTATTCCATCGACCATTCAACATATTTTTGCCCAAATATTAACGCCCCCCAAATACATTTGGTATATTTTGTAGAGGGTATGAGATCCCGCCACCTTTGTACGCTAACTTATGGCCATTCACAATCGCAATAGGCTTAATCATACTTATAATTCCAATGATTAGACCCAAAAATTAGACCATTTATAAAGTCACACAATTTTTTATCGCTTAATGAAGTGGGAATTATAGGCCCTTACGTTTGTCCCCTCTGTCTCATGCCCTTTAATTCCTCAGTTAGTCTGAAACAACACATCAGATATACTGAGCATACAAAGACTTGTCCCATATGCAAAAAGGAGTTTAGAAACACTGATTCAACCCTAGACCATGTTTGCAAAAAACATAATATATCTGCGTTAGTTAGGTGAACCTTGATGAAGTTAGGGGTGAGGAGTCTTTGGTTAATTATCGTTATTTGTAACACTATTGACCTCCTTTACAGCTACGAACTATGGACTGGTTATATCGCAATAACTGGAGGGTTTATTGAACTAAACCCTTTGGTTAACTTAATTGAGACCATCGGAGGTAATTACGTGTTTCCAGACTCAATTAGCCTCAAAATTATAGGATTAGCCGCTATGTATTGGACAACAAAATTTTTGCCATACCGTTTGAAAATGTTAGCGCTTAAAGTAGTTGCATCAATCTTCTTAGTTGTTGTAATATATGAATTATTCATTTTACCTTTACTGTCTATGGCCCTTTAAAAAGTCTTAACTTTTTGTTCTCTTAACATGAAGTCAGTCCTAGTAACTTTAGGGATATTAACTATATTCTTAATGTCATTAGTAACACCAACGTCTGCACAAACGTATCCTAATACATGGGTTATAGCGTTCTATCGGGCTCATACCCTTCTGGGTCATCAGAGAGTAGCTACCAAAGCTTTGCCGTAAACTTTTCAAATTCATTTTTATAGCTCTTTATTCCTCATATTATTTAGGTTATGTAGAGACGTTGACTCTTAAGTCAAATATAGGAACTCTAGCAATTCAGCTTTTCCTAGTGTTTGTAGGCTCCAACGTCGTGTCATCTAATTTTATTACTGGAACTGGTGGTGAAGATACGTTTATCTACAAATATTATCATCGGGGACTTTGTTATATTATACATAAATGAATTAGTGCTTGATCCTACTGGCGAAGTATTCCTTAACATAATTGTATTACCTATTTAGTATGTTCAGTGTATCGTATGTGTTGCTTCAGACTAACTGATGAAGAAAATGACATTAAGCAAAGGGGACAAACGTAAGGGCCTATAATTCCCACTTCATTAAGCGATAAAAAATTGTGTAAGTTTATAAAGGGCTTAGTCTATTAAATGCCGTAGTAAGTCTATTACTGCCTTACGAAATTTGGGGCTTAAGTACATTGCAATCCCTAAAGAGGCTAAAAAATTGCTAAGGCAATTTCTGGAGCGTATTGAACATACCAAGGTGTTGTATTCGGGAAAATAATTTTCCCATCTGGTACACTTATGTTTTCTTCACCCGGTGTACAATATATACAAGATGTCATATAAATGAGGTAAAAAAAGGATTAACTTATAAGTCTTTTCGTTATACTAGGAGTCCTAACGGTGTCTCTGTATAACTTAGTTGCAAGTTTCCATAAACTTGTGCACTACTACTTTATGTGTAAGCATTTGCTGAGTAACTGTTTCCGTTATAAGAAGAACTGACGTGGAAGAACTATATGTCCTTTCTTAATATTATTCGCTTTAGTTTACTAATGATTCTTAATTCATGAAAAATGGTAAATAATAACGATATGGAGGCTAGGGAAATAAGTATTAAAGATATTAAAAGAGGAAAGTAGTCTACGTTTCGAGGAGTAAAATGAACTGGGCCAAATGCGGGAACTAAAGATTGATTTGTAACAGATGTAGATGTAGCCATTAAAAAAGGATGTACTTTTGATTTAAAAATCTTATCACAATTTTAGATAGGTACGTATTGAGTATTGTAGTTTAGTCCATTTATTGTATTATAACTCTGTCCCTCAGATAACTGTTTATAGTTTAGTCCATAATGCTGATATGTATAACTTCATCCAATGCTGAAGTACCATACATATGGGTTCGTCCAAACACCAAGAAACTCATTATGGAACAATGTTAAACCGCTTTCAACAACATATGATGGTATAGTTGCCGTATCGCCTACGCCGGTTGCTGATGAATACCCAACAACTGCATTAATATACGTAACCCATTGACCGTTAATGAACATGCCATACCAACCAGTTGACCATAATGATATTATATTAAATAATTTGAATAGATCAGTGTAAGTTCCTTCAAGAGCAAAAGAGGGATTAACTGATCCGCCAAAATCGCTATTGGCGAAAATTACTGGAGTACCACTATATAAGAACTGACGTGGAACGGGAATCGTATATGTGTTACCATTAAAGGTAAGGAATCCTTCTGCACAATATGAATTATTAACCAATAAAACTTGATTACCGCTAATTTTAACTTGCATGCTAATCATAGCACATATAATTTTCAGAGATTACATAAAAAGTTCTTGTCTCTTTAAGAAGCATAAGGTTATTTGTAGCTGCAGCTTATAGAATCGTGTAATTTATAATCATCATGAAATATTATATCTAATTATAACTCATAAACTAAGGAGGCTAATAATTTTTCACTATTAGCAAGTAATATCTCTAAATTATAAATATTTCCCGGAACAAACGTTACTCCAGATAGAGCAAATTTTATATATATTCTATTTTCTCCCGCCATAACTGTTTTGGGATTGATTTGTAATGCTTGAAAATTGTAGCCCATAATTTGGGCTGAGATTATTTCAGAGGACTCTTTAGAATAAACGACTACGTTTGCATCTCCGTTGCTTTTTAAAATTCCGTAACCTATACTCTTGTCGCTAGGAACTATTAGTAGCTTTTCTTCCCTAGGGGCTTGAAGCATTTTTCTCATAACTTCATCAGAAGCAAAGTAGGAAATTATGTAACCTATGAAAGAGGTTATAGATATCATTACCAGAATTCCTGCAATTTTCTCTGTATTTACTTGAAATCTCTGTCCTATCTTATATATAGTATACCCTATCATTACGTCACCTATAAATACTAGGGAACCTCCTATATAAATTAAAATCGGTAAAATAGCACCGAATAGCAATGCTACTATGCCGATAATAAATATGTTAACTCCAGTTGTGCCTATGTATGTATTTATCGTTTTCGATAACTGGAAAAATCCAGTTCTCATTCTTGAAAATCCTATTAGCAATATGCCATATGCGACTAACTCAAATATTAAGACGAAAAAGCTATTAGCCAGTGAGTTTTCTCTCAATATAACTACTTCTGTTACCAAAGCTATAATTATTGCTAAAAAGTAATATAGTGAACCTGTTTTGATGTTTTTTAAAGCTTGAATACTTGATTCCATAGTTACAGTTTAATTTTAGGGTAAAAATAAGTGACTCATGAGGAAGTTGGTAGTATAGTCAATGAGATATAATATGTTTCTTGGACTAGGAAAAATACTTTAATCATTTTATGATTTAAGAATCGAAATATCCTACTAAATACTTTAATTTTCTCAGATGCTATGCTATTAAGTTTCTTAAATTCCAAACCGAATAACTAAGAATAAGTTTAACGTAGCTAAAAGATAAAATTTGATAGATATCTCATATTCTAACCATTAAGCTGTAAATTGTTTTCCTAATCTTCCAAACGTATATAAGAGTATCAATTTTAATAGCTTCACTTTATGAAGTCTAGTCAGCTTAATTAATTTGTAGCTCAGTGACTATACCATAATCTCGTGAGAGTGTCCGGAATGTAAAAAACTGAATTTTAATTTTTGAGAATAAATTGATTCTTAGCGTTATCTTGGATTAAATTGTAGTAATACTTAAGTTATGGGAGGAGAGAGTAGTACCATGACACGTACACTAAGACGCATCCCAAACTTAGTGTACTATTCTCTCCCCCCAAGAGAGGATATGCCGTGGAGGGAAAAATGATTAACGGATATCAAACCCGTGCTAGAGAGAGTGTCCCAAGCGCAAATAATTGAATAAATATAGTATGATAGAAAAATAATTTTATAATTAATTAAGAATAAAATATAATTATATCTTTCAGTATAACGAGAGATTAAGCTTATATTGTAATGGAAAATAATCAAGTATAGAGAAAAACAGAATTTCCAACATAGTCCACACTACCTTGATCAACTCTCGCGGTACAAGTTAGTGGGCGAGTTGACTCTCCGGAACACGCGATAACACAGAAGTGTAGATGTAGGAGTTGTAAATCAACGCGATAACGTAGACAAAGAACTCGACCATACCCTTTTCAGTAGCGTAAGGCCTCCAATACCTCCTCAAGAAGATCCCAAAGAACTCCACATACCTCCTGAAACTAGAGAAACCTATCAACCAGGTCGAGGACTTCCCCACGAAGCCCCTATCCACTACCTTATAACCGCTGCGAGAGAAGCCAACCTTATTGTCCGGAAAATTGGCCAGTTCCACTTGAATCTCGTGAACTATCATTGTTGGCGACATGAGGTTGAAGACCTTGAAGCCGAAGTAACTCCTGTTCCTCTTCTTTGTAAACTCTCCCTTGAACCTCCTCCTCGCTTTGCACTTAATGTAAAAGAAGAGCGTGTTAGCCGCCTCCCTGTACTTCCTCTGCCTTAGGTCTAGCTCAAACTTCTTCTTCAATGTTTCCTTGTTCCTCTTCCCGAAGGGTACCTCGATTAGGAAGGAATCCACGATCCACAGCTTTCCAACCTTTCCGTATAACGCACTGCTAGGTAAGTAGTCGGCAAGTCTACTCATCTTCCCCTCCAACTCCTTGGCGTACTCCTTGAACAGAGTCTTTACCTCTCCCCTAAATTTCTTTGCCCTCCTATGGATCTCCGACTTAGACTTGTACTCGCCTAGGAACCACCTTACCACCACGTCTGACTCGTAGTAGCTCCGCACGTCCCTGTAGGAGCACGTCCACACAATCATTACTATTAACGCTCTCAATATGAAGAGGTCAGAGAGACGCGACAGCACTTCAGACGTGATCAGCATGTAGTTCATTTTCACAAGTGTTTTATGCCTTGCTGATAAATGTTCATAGGGAACCGGGCCGTTGTAGTATTCTATCCAATGCTTCATGTGAATCGGTACTACATCGTCCCGGTTCCCTTTAAGTATTACGCGACTTTTTGCTTCAAGCGAAAATTCAAAATTTCTCAGTAATTCACGATATCTTTTGAATTATTATCTATAAACCTTTACATAGATTTATTCAATTATTTGCACTTGGGACACTCTCTCGAGTTTTTTACCAGGAGCAAATCCATTGTTTAACATTAAAGATAATTACATGGAATTTACATATAAGGATAAACGTTTAAGATTTTATGGCTTCCTTCTAAATGGACATGTATATAATCAATTTATAAGTTTTGAGTATGGAAAAATTGATTTTAAAAATAAAACTGTTATAGATATTGGGGCAAATATAGGAGACTCATCTATATACTTTGCTATAAACGGAGCTAAAGAAGTTTATGCTATAGAACCTATGCCCAAATTGTTTAACTACTTAACTGAAAATATTAGATTTAATAATATTACTAATATTATACCTTTAAATGTAGCAATAGGTAATGAAGAAGGATTAATAAAAATACCAAATATAGATGTAGGTTTAGATGCTTATACCAAGAATTTCCAAAATTCAGAAAACGGTAATATTATTCCTGTAAAAACCTTAAGAAGTATAATTAGTGAATATGTTATATCAGAAAACATTGTTCTTAAGATAGATTGCGAAGGTTGTGAATATGATGCTATCTATAGCTTAGATAATACTACCTTAGATAAAATAAGTCAAATAGCACTAGAATATCATTATGGACCTTATAAATTATCTGAGTTCCTAATAGAAAAAGGATTTAAGGTTGAATACACAAAGCCTAAAAGATATAATGAACACGAAATTGGAATTTTATATGCGTTTAAATAATAGGATTTTAATAGAGTAATATTTTTATAAAAATAATTTTAATATATTATCTATTATTTTTTGTTTATTAAAAATATCATATGCTTTTCTTCTTATTTCTTCTCTAATTAGATAATATTTTTCCTTGTTAAGTTTATATTGGTTATAAAAATCTAAAATAGCTCTAGCAAAGTCTTCAGTATTAAAGGGTCTAACTAATTTACCCAATATTATATTATCCCTTATCTCAGGCAAATCAAAAGCCACAATTGGTAAACCGTGAGATTGAGCTTCAAGTAATACATATCCAAAGGTCTCGTATCTGGAAGTAAGAATAAATAATGAAGCTCTCGCATACTCTTGGCTCAAAACTTCGTCATTAACTTCTCCTAAGTACTTTACGTTAGTTTGCTTTTTAGCTAACTCTTCTATGACGTTTTTACCTTCTCCATTACCTATTATATGGAATTCTATGTTAGTTTTTAACTTCAATATTATATCAACTAATAAATCTATTCCTTTGTGATTTATATCTAACCTACCTACAAATAATACGATAAACTTATTACATCGTATAATCTCAGAAGAGTTAGAATATATAAAGTTAGGAATCAAGAAAATTCGCTTACATCCAATCTTCTCCATTAAGTTTTTGTCATATACATTTAGCACATGAACCGTTTCATGTTTTGCTACGTTCCTAAATATTTTCCCTTTAATACCATTATCTCTCTGAATAAAACCGTGTAGCCCGAATATAATTTTCCTTCCAAACAATTTTAAGATAAAATATATTAATAAAAAGAATGGTAGTGATGGAATATCTACAAAATATACAGAATTACATTTAAGTAATTTAGCTATATTTCTTAGATTTGAAAATGTGGGTAATATAATATAAATACTTCCAATTTTTGCAATTTTAATTAAATACTGATTTTTCTGAAGTGAATTACTTTTTCCGAAATAAAATAAGGATAAATCTGGAATAGCTTTTTGAACTTCTAAAGCCCATCTAACAGTACCAGTTTTAGATTCAATTATATCTCCCTTTAACAATAAACAAGGCATCAGTTTAGCTATAGTGAACTCTATTTAAAAACTTATAACGAAATATGCATTACTATTCGTTAGACAAATTAAGGAAAGACACTAATTGGCCTATGAAAAAACTTATATTTAATTACAAGACGATAAAATAAAATGATTAGGTTTATAGGTAATAATAGGCGTAACCTTATTACTGCTTTGATACTTTACCTACTTACGTTAGTTCCTATTTATGTATTTCTATTTAGCAATGGATATTTGAACTTCTATGGCCCCAATTTGCCACTCTTCTCTGGAAAAGAAGTCGAACACTTACTAGCCGCATCAATATATAACCCTGAATATGGATTTTCTGTAAATGACGGTATTTATTTTTTATATTTACTTATTTTTACATCATTAGGTATTTACAATATTATTATATTATACAAGATTTTTCTTATTATCACCTTTTCTATAACATTTTTGTTATTATATACAATGATAAATAAAGCAATAAATATTTTTAAAATTAGTAGATATAAAAGCTTATCACTAATAATTGGAGTATTATTCTTTTTACTTAATCCTTTATATTTAGAGTACGTTGCGTTTAATTTTTATAACCTTATATGGGGAGTTATAATATTTTCTTACATCTTAATAAAACTAATTGATATTGTAGTAAATGATAAAAACGTGACTAAACTTGACATATTAAAATCTGGTATAGCCCTAGGTTTTTCGGG belongs to Saccharolobus solfataricus and includes:
- a CDS encoding thioesterase family protein gives rise to the protein MEKVFLIRQEHSSVVVGSGNVNVLSTPLMIAFMENVALELAQKYLEKGKTTVGYHVDVKHLMPISIGRKLKRATLIEVFNGKESK
- a CDS encoding DUF973 family protein; the encoded protein is MESSIQALKNIKTGSLYYFLAIIIALVTEVVILRENSLANSFFVLIFELVAYGILLIGFSRMRTGFFQLSKTINTYIGTTGVNIFIIGIVALLFGAILPILIYIGGSLVFIGDVMIGYTIYKIGQRFQVNTEKIAGILVMISITSFIGYIISYFASDEVMRKMLQAPREEKLLIVPSDKSIGYGILKSNGDANVVVYSKESSEIISAQIMGYNFQALQINPKTVMAGENRIYIKFALSGVTFVPGNIYNLEILLANSEKLLASLVYEL
- a CDS encoding glycosyltransferase, with the protein product MLKGDIIESKTGTVRWALEVQKAIPDLSLFYFGKSNSLQKNQYLIKIAKIGSIYIILPTFSNLRNIAKLLKCNSVYFVDIPSLPFFLLIYFILKLFGRKIIFGLHGFIQRDNGIKGKIFRNVAKHETVHVLNVYDKNLMEKIGCKRIFLIPNFIYSNSSEIIRCNKFIVLFVGRLDINHKGIDLLVDIILKLKTNIEFHIIGNGEGKNVIEELAKKQTNVKYLGEVNDEVLSQEYARASLFILTSRYETFGYVLLEAQSHGLPIVAFDLPEIRDNIILGKLVRPFNTEDFARAILDFYNQYKLNKEKYYLIREEIRRKAYDIFNKQKIIDNILKLFL
- a CDS encoding pyroglutamyl-peptidase I yields the protein MTVLLFGFEPFLEYKENPSQLIVEALNGSTILKEEVKGVILPVEYEKIEDLIVTKIREMKPILTLGIGVAPGRAKITPEKIAINYKYSREGDNAGKKYKGEKIDPLGQDGIFTNIPVEDLVDLLNENGIPAELSLSAGSYLCNNAMYIIIREARKYNSLGGFIHVPLHESYAARIQRPIPSMSLDTMIRGIRLSMEFILTNKKENLTFS
- a CDS encoding vitamin K epoxide reductase family protein is translated as MIILKGNKIDYLFLLFGLLGLSTMIYSYLSFSLDVISRNSCTINSVISCSSVENSIYSTFLGIKLYYYGMAYFSAIIVLSLLVVKGTVKNIIGYVISLLSIIASIISVYLIYTEIFLLGHMCIVCTLAHVSIFSVLILSVIKFKV
- a CDS encoding FkbM family methyltransferase — translated: MFNIKDNYMEFTYKDKRLRFYGFLLNGHVYNQFISFEYGKIDFKNKTVIDIGANIGDSSIYFAINGAKEVYAIEPMPKLFNYLTENIRFNNITNIIPLNVAIGNEEGLIKIPNIDVGLDAYTKNFQNSENGNIIPVKTLRSIISEYVISENIVLKIDCEGCEYDAIYSLDNTTLDKISQIALEYHYGPYKLSEFLIEKGFKVEYTKPKRYNEHEIGILYAFK
- a CDS encoding metallophosphoesterase family protein, whose product is MRKISIEWDGKILVLSDIHYPYCDIDEINKIMLSERPSLTVLLGDIIVSKSEDYRNFIDKLKIRKNIIYVKGDEDKFRGDFDLIKIKNNGKRFILLHGHQYFNENNEYSLAKVLKKMNDNIPPLLFCIFFRIMLRNFKDTIILGHSHALRFFKTINCVNAGTLSNVINLYNDRGYVVLDNGNIKLVQSKI
- a CDS encoding IS5-like element ISC1290 family transposase; the encoded protein is MKHWIEYYNGPVPYEHLSARHKTLVKMNYMLITSEVLSRLSDLFILRALIVMIVWTCSYRDVRSYYESDVVVRWFLGEYKSKSEIHRRAKKFRGEVKTLFKEYAKELEGKMSRLADYLPSSALYGKVGKLWIVDSFLIEVPFGKRNKETLKKKFELDLRQRKYREAANTLFFYIKCKARRRFKGEFTKKRNRSYFGFKVFNLMSPTMIVHEIQVELANFPDNKVGFSRSGYKVVDRGFVGKSSTWLIGFSSFRRYVEFFGIFLRRYWRPYATEKGMVEFFVYVIALIYNSYIYTSVLSRVPESQLAH
- a CDS encoding C2H2-type zinc finger protein gives rise to the protein MGIIGPYVCPLCLMPFNSSVSLKQHIRYTEHTKTCPICKKEFRNTDSTLDHVCKKHNISALVR